The following are from one region of the Amylibacter sp. IMCC11727 genome:
- a CDS encoding Re/Si-specific NAD(P)(+) transhydrogenase subunit alpha → MRIGTPKELFEGEARVAMTPDSAVQLQKLGYECVIETGAGAAARFSDADYKAVGVEVVKTGAALYKSADIIAKVRPPEDVEIRRLQKGQTLISFFYPGQNEKLMNAANKKGAHVIAMDMVPRISRAQKMDALSSMANIAGYRSVIEAGNNFGRFFTGQVTAAGKVPPAKVLVVGAGVAGLAAIGAATSLGAQVYAFDVRPEVAEQIESMGAEFVYLEFDEDQTDGAETGGYAAPSSPEFREAQLAKFRELAPDMDIVITTALIPGRDAPVLWTADMVELQKAGSVIVDLAAERGGNCELTVMDEKIVSDNGVTVIGYTDFPSRMAAQSSSLYATNIRHMMTDLTPEKDGVVNHNMEDDVIRGATATFEGAITFPPPPPKVAAIAAKPKEVVPELTPEEVRANEVAAFKKETTTQVGLLVVGAALLLGVGLVAPASFMQHFIVFVLSVFVGFQVIWNVSHSLHTPLMAVTNAISSIIILGALMQIGSGSFLVILLAALSVFMAGINIFGGFLVTRRMLAMFQKS, encoded by the coding sequence ATGCGCATCGGGACTCCCAAAGAGCTCTTTGAAGGCGAAGCACGGGTCGCAATGACCCCAGACTCAGCCGTACAACTACAAAAACTAGGTTACGAATGTGTAATCGAAACAGGGGCAGGCGCGGCTGCGCGGTTCTCTGATGCGGATTACAAAGCGGTGGGCGTAGAGGTCGTGAAAACGGGCGCTGCCCTTTATAAATCGGCCGACATCATCGCCAAGGTGCGCCCGCCAGAGGATGTTGAAATCCGTCGCCTGCAAAAAGGCCAAACGCTGATTTCGTTCTTTTATCCGGGACAGAACGAAAAACTGATGAACGCGGCCAACAAAAAGGGCGCGCATGTAATTGCGATGGACATGGTTCCGCGCATTTCCCGTGCCCAAAAAATGGACGCGCTTAGCTCCATGGCCAACATCGCAGGCTATCGCTCGGTGATCGAAGCAGGCAACAACTTTGGCCGCTTCTTTACGGGTCAGGTGACCGCTGCGGGTAAAGTACCCCCTGCCAAAGTGCTGGTTGTCGGCGCGGGCGTTGCAGGTCTTGCGGCAATCGGCGCCGCCACATCCCTAGGCGCACAGGTCTATGCCTTTGACGTGCGACCCGAAGTGGCCGAGCAAATCGAATCCATGGGCGCAGAATTTGTGTACCTTGAATTTGACGAAGACCAAACAGACGGCGCGGAAACAGGCGGCTATGCGGCCCCGTCTTCCCCAGAATTCCGCGAAGCCCAGCTTGCGAAATTCCGTGAATTGGCACCAGACATGGATATCGTCATCACAACTGCCCTGATCCCGGGCCGCGATGCCCCTGTTCTCTGGACCGCTGACATGGTGGAACTGCAAAAGGCAGGCTCTGTTATCGTCGATCTTGCGGCCGAACGAGGCGGCAACTGCGAACTCACTGTGATGGACGAAAAAATCGTGTCTGATAACGGCGTGACTGTCATCGGCTACACCGATTTCCCATCTCGCATGGCGGCGCAATCCTCTTCGCTTTATGCCACCAACATTCGCCACATGATGACGGATCTGACACCTGAAAAAGACGGTGTTGTGAACCACAATATGGAAGACGACGTCATTCGCGGGGCCACGGCCACCTTTGAAGGCGCCATCACCTTCCCACCGCCTCCGCCCAAAGTGGCGGCCATTGCGGCCAAACCCAAAGAGGTCGTGCCAGAGTTGACCCCCGAAGAAGTACGCGCAAACGAAGTGGCGGCCTTTAAAAAGGAAACCACCACGCAGGTTGGCCTGTTGGTCGTCGGCGCGGCGCTGCTTTTGGGCGTTGGCCTCGTAGCCCCAGCCAGCTTTATGCAGCACTTCATCGTGTTTGTTTTGTCGGTGTTTGTCGGCTTCCAAGTCATCTGGAACGTCAGCCATTCGCTGCACACACCGCTCATGGCGGTCACGAATGCGATTTCATCCATCATCATCTTGGGTGCATTGATGCAAATTGGATCGGGGTCCTTCCTCGTCATCCTGCTCGCTGCGTTGTCTGTCTTTATGGCGGGGATCAACATCTTTGGCGGCTTCCTCGTAACACGGCGTATGCTCGCCATGTTCCAGAAATCTTAA
- a CDS encoding NAD(P)(+) transhydrogenase (Re/Si-specific) subunit beta, protein MEFGFTTAAYVVSAILFILSLGGLSGQESAKRAVWYGIFGMGLAIFATIIGPGSGLWLLSLILIAGGGAIGYVVATRVQMTEMPQLVAAMHSLVGLAAVFVGFIAHIEMGNVAAGGDNASGIFAGLIAKKSAVELAILRVELFLGIFIGAVTFTGSVIAYGKLAGKVSSAAEKLPGGHLLNIAAAAISVLTLVWYFNTGGFFPLFIMTLAALFIGYHLIMGIGGADMPVVVSMLNSYSGWAAAAIGFSLGNDLLIVVGALVGSSGAILSYIMCKAMNRSFVSVILGGFGGPAGEQMAVEGEQVATDVATVAAQLNDAKSVVIVPGYGMAVAQAQQAVSELTQRLRARGCNVRFAIHPVAGRLPGHMNVLLAEAKVPYDIVLEMDEINDDFPDTDVVIVIGSNDIVNPAAQDDPNSPIAGMPVLEVWNAETVIVSKRGQGTGYSGIENPLFFKENTRMLYGDAKDSVNALLAQVK, encoded by the coding sequence ATGGAATTTGGTTTTACAACAGCGGCCTACGTCGTTTCAGCAATCCTCTTCATCCTGTCCTTGGGCGGGCTGTCTGGCCAAGAAAGCGCAAAACGCGCGGTGTGGTATGGGATCTTTGGCATGGGCCTTGCGATCTTTGCCACGATCATTGGGCCTGGCTCGGGTCTGTGGCTTTTGTCCCTGATCCTCATCGCAGGGGGCGGGGCCATCGGCTATGTGGTCGCCACCCGTGTCCAGATGACAGAAATGCCCCAGCTTGTGGCCGCGATGCACTCGCTCGTTGGTCTGGCTGCGGTGTTCGTGGGATTCATTGCCCATATAGAAATGGGCAATGTGGCCGCTGGTGGCGACAATGCCTCTGGTATCTTTGCGGGCCTCATCGCCAAAAAATCTGCTGTCGAGCTGGCAATCCTGCGTGTTGAGCTGTTCTTGGGCATCTTTATCGGCGCGGTCACTTTCACAGGCTCTGTGATTGCTTATGGCAAATTGGCAGGCAAAGTTTCCTCCGCCGCCGAAAAGCTGCCGGGGGGTCACTTGCTCAATATCGCAGCCGCTGCAATCTCTGTGCTGACGCTGGTTTGGTACTTTAACACAGGCGGTTTCTTCCCGCTGTTCATCATGACGTTGGCCGCCCTGTTTATCGGCTACCACCTCATCATGGGCATCGGTGGCGCGGATATGCCCGTGGTTGTCTCTATGCTCAACAGCTACTCAGGCTGGGCGGCAGCGGCCATTGGTTTCTCGCTCGGCAACGACCTTCTGATCGTCGTGGGTGCGCTGGTCGGCTCTTCTGGTGCGATCCTGTCCTACATCATGTGTAAGGCGATGAACCGTTCCTTTGTATCCGTGATTTTGGGCGGCTTTGGTGGCCCAGCAGGGGAACAAATGGCCGTCGAAGGCGAACAAGTGGCCACCGATGTGGCAACTGTCGCCGCACAGCTGAACGACGCGAAATCCGTTGTGATCGTGCCAGGCTATGGCATGGCAGTGGCCCAAGCCCAACAAGCCGTGAGCGAGCTGACACAGCGTCTGCGCGCACGCGGCTGTAATGTGCGCTTTGCCATTCACCCCGTTGCAGGGCGTTTGCCGGGCCACATGAACGTTTTGCTGGCAGAGGCCAAAGTGCCCTACGACATCGTACTGGAAATGGACGAAATCAACGATGATTTCCCAGATACAGACGTGGTGATCGTGATTGGCTCCAACGACATCGTGAACCCAGCGGCCCAAGACGACCCGAACAGCCCCATCGCAGGGATGCCTGTTTTGGAAGTTTGGAACGCGGAAACGGTTATCGTGTCCAAACGCGGGCAGGGGACAGGGTATTCGGGCATCGAAAACCCGCTGTTCTTTAAGGAAAACACCCGCATGCTTTACGGTGACGCCAAAGACAGTGTGAACGCGCTGCTGGCACAAGTTAAGTAA
- a CDS encoding FAD-binding oxidoreductase, with protein MQTDVETAVIGGGIVGASVLYWLAKLGMTDTVLIERRELTSGSTWHAAGNTTYFGPYPAMTRLFAGSIRTYQMAEAESDHSIGFHQTGSLRLAATEKELAQFHRFKNTYADLGIPYHIRTPSEVAALHPYLDTSAIYGAAHTPTDGHVDPTGATYACANAARAMGAAIERHRPVTGLKPTADHWVVETEKGAITAKNVVIAASFWARELLAPLGINVPLYATQHHELITEPLAGLDTRDTELPAVRDSYASCNVRQEGQGLLVGIYESDPKFWGLDGIPKDFAEDLFPPEVDRLMPHLERVIERMPAFGELGIKTVNNGPFCFTPDGLPMLGPLPDHSGLWMASGFNVGIGTGGGSGEYLAHWMVNGQPHIDLPAVHADRFGNDISQAQAITAIQSVYARGYTLPDAI; from the coding sequence ATGCAAACAGATGTAGAAACAGCGGTAATCGGCGGCGGCATCGTCGGGGCATCCGTTTTGTACTGGCTTGCCAAATTGGGCATGACGGACACCGTGCTGATTGAACGGCGCGAATTGACCTCTGGCTCGACATGGCACGCAGCAGGGAACACCACATATTTTGGCCCTTATCCGGCCATGACACGGCTGTTCGCAGGCTCCATCCGAACCTATCAAATGGCCGAAGCCGAAAGCGATCATTCTATCGGCTTCCACCAAACAGGCAGCCTCCGCTTAGCCGCTACAGAAAAAGAACTGGCCCAGTTTCACCGCTTCAAAAACACGTATGCTGATCTTGGCATTCCCTATCACATTCGCACCCCGTCCGAGGTGGCAGCACTCCACCCGTATCTCGATACCTCTGCAATCTATGGCGCGGCCCACACGCCTACAGATGGGCACGTAGACCCTACAGGGGCAACCTATGCCTGCGCCAATGCAGCCCGCGCGATGGGGGCCGCCATTGAACGCCATCGCCCTGTAACAGGGCTAAAGCCTACCGCAGATCACTGGGTGGTCGAAACCGAAAAAGGCGCAATCACTGCCAAAAATGTTGTCATCGCCGCATCGTTTTGGGCCCGCGAATTGCTTGCGCCCCTTGGCATAAATGTTCCGCTATATGCAACGCAACATCACGAATTGATCACAGAACCCCTTGCAGGATTGGATACGCGCGACACCGAACTCCCCGCAGTGCGCGACAGCTACGCCTCGTGCAATGTGCGTCAAGAAGGGCAGGGCCTGCTCGTTGGAATTTATGAATCAGATCCGAAATTCTGGGGCCTCGATGGCATCCCCAAAGACTTCGCCGAGGACCTGTTCCCCCCAGAAGTCGACAGGCTGATGCCGCACCTTGAACGGGTCATCGAACGAATGCCTGCCTTTGGCGAGCTTGGCATTAAAACCGTCAACAACGGCCCATTTTGTTTCACACCTGATGGCCTGCCGATGCTTGGCCCTCTACCAGACCACTCGGGTTTGTGGATGGCATCAGGGTTTAATGTCGGAATCGGTACAGGCGGCGGCAGCGGTGAATATCTCGCCCATTGGATGGTCAATGGCCAGCCGCATATTGACCTGCCAGCCGTTCACGCAGATCGGTTTGGCAATGATATCTCGCAAGCACAGGCCATAACCGCCATCCAATCGGTTTACGCCCGCGGCTATACACTGCCAGATGCCATTTAA
- the betI gene encoding transcriptional regulator BetI gives MPKIGMEPIRRKALIDATIAEIGQAGSLDVTVGQIAKRAGMSSGLAHHYFGGKEQILLAAMRQILTNLQLRVRTSLQNAETPLQRIHAIIAANLDAGNFEPDVVASWLTFYVQSQNSAEAQRLLQVYARRLHSNLVVNLSALMDKSHAEHTARGLGAMIDGIYIRHALEHSAPNHDQAVAMVRDYLDLQLAKGTAK, from the coding sequence ATGCCTAAAATCGGAATGGAACCCATCCGCCGCAAAGCCCTAATCGACGCCACGATTGCCGAAATCGGGCAGGCGGGATCATTGGATGTGACAGTGGGACAAATCGCCAAACGGGCTGGCATGTCCTCTGGCCTTGCGCATCATTACTTTGGGGGCAAGGAACAAATCCTGCTCGCGGCCATGCGCCAAATCCTTACCAATCTGCAGCTGCGCGTGCGCACCAGCCTGCAAAACGCCGAAACACCCTTGCAACGCATCCATGCCATCATCGCCGCCAACTTGGATGCTGGCAATTTCGAACCCGATGTGGTGGCCTCTTGGCTGACGTTTTATGTGCAATCGCAAAACTCTGCAGAGGCACAACGCCTTCTGCAGGTATACGCACGCCGCTTGCATTCCAATCTGGTGGTGAACCTTTCGGCTCTGATGGACAAATCTCACGCTGAACACACGGCCCGTGGGCTGGGTGCCATGATCGACGGCATTTATATCCGCCACGCGCTCGAACACTCCGCCCCAAATCACGACCAAGCGGTCGCCATGGTGCGCGATTACCTCGACCTTCAACTTGCTAAGGGAACAGCAAAATGA
- the betC gene encoding choline-sulfatase: protein MTKPNILIIMVDQLNGTLFPDGPADWLHAPNLKKLAAKSTRFGLTYTASPLCAPGRASFMSGQLPSRTRVYDNAAEFASDIPTYAHHLRRAGYQTCLSGKMHFVGPDQMHGFEERLTTDIYPADFGWTPDYRKPGERIDWWYHNMGSVTGAGVAEISNQMEYDDEVAYHATRKIYDLSRGKDDRPWCLTVSFTHPHDPYVARKKYWDLYEDCDHLLPTVPAMDYDDHDSHSKRIFDANDWRNFDITEEDIKRSRRAYFANISYLDDKVGELLEALEGTRQEATILFVSDHGDMLGERGLWFKMTFFEGSARVPLMISDPNMEPGLVTAPVSTIDVTPTLAELAGVSLDEVAPWTEGESLVHLGQGGERTSPVAMEYAAEASYSPLVSLRYGKWKYTRCNLDADQLFDLDADPHELTNLAAEPAHAGTLQTLKAKSEARWDLDTFDAQVRESQARRWVVYEALRNGDYYPWDYQPLQKASERYMRNNMDLNTVEEVARFPRGE, encoded by the coding sequence ATGACCAAGCCAAACATCCTCATCATCATGGTCGATCAGTTGAACGGAACGCTGTTTCCCGATGGCCCCGCCGATTGGCTGCACGCGCCAAATCTGAAAAAGCTCGCGGCGAAATCTACTCGCTTTGGCCTCACATACACCGCATCCCCGCTCTGCGCCCCTGGCCGCGCGTCGTTTATGTCGGGTCAATTGCCCTCGCGGACACGGGTTTACGACAACGCCGCCGAATTTGCCTCTGATATCCCCACCTACGCGCATCATTTGCGCCGCGCAGGCTATCAAACCTGCCTCTCTGGCAAAATGCACTTCGTTGGTCCCGATCAAATGCACGGGTTCGAAGAACGCCTCACCACCGATATTTACCCTGCCGATTTCGGCTGGACACCTGACTACCGCAAACCGGGTGAACGCATCGACTGGTGGTATCACAACATGGGCTCCGTCACGGGCGCAGGGGTGGCGGAGATTTCCAACCAAATGGAATATGATGACGAAGTGGCCTATCACGCCACGCGCAAAATCTATGACCTGTCGCGGGGCAAAGATGACCGCCCGTGGTGCCTGACTGTGTCCTTCACACACCCCCACGACCCCTATGTGGCGCGCAAAAAATACTGGGACTTGTACGAGGATTGCGACCACCTGCTGCCCACCGTGCCAGCGATGGACTACGACGACCATGACAGCCATTCCAAACGCATATTTGACGCCAACGACTGGCGCAACTTCGACATTACGGAAGAGGACATCAAACGCTCCCGACGCGCCTATTTTGCCAACATTTCCTACCTCGATGACAAAGTTGGCGAACTGCTCGAAGCCTTGGAGGGCACGCGCCAAGAGGCCACAATCCTCTTCGTTTCAGACCATGGCGATATGCTCGGTGAACGCGGCCTTTGGTTCAAAATGACCTTCTTTGAAGGCTCCGCCCGCGTCCCGCTTATGATCTCTGATCCCAACATGGAACCGGGCCTCGTCACCGCCCCAGTCAGCACCATCGACGTCACCCCAACTCTCGCTGAATTGGCAGGCGTCAGCCTTGACGAAGTGGCCCCATGGACCGAAGGCGAAAGCCTTGTTCACTTGGGTCAAGGCGGTGAACGCACATCCCCAGTCGCGATGGAATACGCTGCCGAAGCGTCTTATTCCCCGCTTGTTTCCCTGCGCTACGGCAAATGGAAATACACCCGCTGTAATCTGGATGCGGACCAACTTTTCGACTTGGATGCGGACCCACACGAGTTGACAAACCTCGCTGCGGAACCCGCCCACGCGGGCACGCTGCAAACCCTCAAGGCAAAATCCGAAGCCCGCTGGGACCTCGATACGTTCGATGCCCAAGTCCGCGAAAGCCAAGCCCGCCGCTGGGTGGTGTATGAGGCGCTGCGCAACGGCGACTACTACCCGTGGGATTACCAACCCTTGCAAAAAGCCTCCGAACGCTACATGCGCAACAACATGGATTTGAACACAGTCGAGGAAGTGGCACGCTTCCCACGCGGCGAATAG